tgtttaaataactaataaataaaacggttggttccccagtgtttacagcacCAGTctaataaaatccttctaactACACAAATATTGGAGGGTGGGCCTGTGACTGGCTCGGCCTTAAGGCCCCACTGTTGTAATTGTTCCAACAGCAGCGTATAAGCCTGACACGTCTGATCGATGTCTAGACCTGAAAGATGACTTTTGGAGGGTTAgaaagtaatagtaatagtaattaaTAAGAGAcaaattcttctgtttttacccAACAGCTTGTATATTTGTGACAGCTTTTTTTATTGCCTTtagatttgaaacattttaaacaacatttttgtcTCACCTGGTCACTTTTGTAAATGATCTATAGCCTTATCTTAGATCTAGACATAGTAATAGAAAATGAAGACGACTTGCAGTTAGTATAAAGTAACTCTACGTGATGAGGGCTAAAGAtgacaataacaaaaacaaatacaaaagaaaGAACATCAATACCCATCATTACAGCTGTAGTGATTTATTTGTATGACTTATTTCAAAAGTGGTGTAACATTTTCATAAGcagaacagatgaaaaaaaggagaagaaactgAAATTTGGTTGACTTCATacttctgtacaataaaacataTCAGGATAATTTTAACTGGATATATCTCAAATGAACAAAGTCTTAAAGACAGCTTTTAAAATTAACAATAGCTGTAGTACGAATGAAAGTGATCTTTAGCTGCATCCCTGAAAGAAAGTAAATGAATTCATGTCCACTGTCATGCGATATCTTTGTTCCTTGAAGTCGGGAGGATCAAATATGTTAGTTTAGACTCTTACTTACAAACTAAACCAGGAAAAATCCCATTCCCAAAACCtggaaataaaatgtgcatGCTGTGTAGGTTTCTGAACTAGTATGATTGAAAAGAATAATCTAACACACCAGTAAAGCTTGAGAAAGAACATTAAAATCCAAAGAAACAGAGGTTCACAGTTGTGtggagaaaaattatttttttctccacacagGTATAACTGTCTGTCTGGGAGCGACTCCACTCGAACACTTTGTGTTTAAACATTCAGCAAAAGTcttcaaacacacaaaacagaacATGACGTTACACCGAGGACAGGAAATGTTTTTGCAGCCATTTCGTTTATGCTCCAGCAGTGATCCACAGGTGGGACAGGCTCGGATGGAGGGACACCCAGTGATTCCTATCACTGGGCTAGAGAGGATATCTGGGCAGGTTTTCAGAGTCTGCAGCGCCGTGTTGCAGCAGCCATCATTCTCACAGCGGTCCAGCTGCGGCTTTGGACCTTTCCATTCCCTCTGGCACTGCCAGCAGAACTCATAGAGCCGTCCTCCCTTTTCTGTGCACATTTTGCAGCTGACACAAAGATTAAATTCATTTTTTCTCGCAACAGGGGACTTGCATCCAGGACACTGTGAAGGTGAGActtatgtttaattatttccaaaaaacaattttgattgaaaaattaaaaaaaatcccatcttTGATGAAGCATACCCTCCTTCTAGTAGCAGCATTGATGTCCATGGTTTTCTTAAAGTGCTTCATTTCCTCAGTGGTCAGCAGAGCCATCTTGCAGACCTCCTCATACGGCCACACAGCATTACAGCCAGACGCTCCACACACAAAGGAGCCTTTTCCCTTTGTTAAAAAGGTGGGAAAAAAGCTAATTAATTAATATAGTCTATCATCAGGGAtgaattattttacaaattctAATTATTTGCAGGATCTTACATCTTCCAACAACTTAAGGCACCAGTTAGTAAGAGACGTCGGGGTCACAGCATGACCACAGGACATCTCAGCTCTTGGAGACGCAAAGTCCTCACATAAAACTGAGCGACAGTACAGAAATACATCAACACCAAATGTAGGTTTATCATCTGCTGATCAGGCAAAACATTATGACCTGTGACTCCATTGAACTGGTGTGGTGTCTGGCACCAAGACGGTGGCAGCAGATCTCTCAGTTCCTGTAAGATGTGGGGTGGGTCCTCCATAGATCAAACTTGTTtctccaccacatcccaaaggtgctttattaaattaaaatgtgggGAATTTGGAGGCAAAGTCAGCATCTCAAACTTGTGCTCCTCAAGCCATTACTGAATGTTTAGCCTTACTTTTGTTTAACGATTCTCTGTTTGGTTAAAGTTTCACTGCTGTACCCTAATACCCATTCCATAATACATGTTGTCTTTTTCCCACAGTCACATCTTCCCAGCTCCCTGCTTCCCTGTAGTTGCAGTCTGATGTTCATTAGTTTTACTGGATCCTCATCAAGCAGTCACCTCCACAGCTTCAATTGTGTTGTATGTGTACTTTTCCAGATCCTCCCATTTAGCTATACCTAACTATatatgtcatagtttgagtttctGCCTTagtttaagtttctgttttgggttctttcttgtttggtttatGTTATAGTTTATGTTCTGTCTCAGTTGTGGTTTGATTTCTGTCTggatctcggcactgatgcctggtctgatcacCTATTgcacacacctgcttagctctgCCCTGTTTCTCATTACCTCTTACCTGATCCACCTGCACATGCCAGTATTTATTCAGCCTTCAGACCCGACATTAGTGCCAGATCATTTACAGGCCaattggtgagttttgtccagcgtTCTCTCTGTCTGATTAACCTGTCAATATTACCCCGATTGCCTCTTGACGTCTGAAACAGCCtgattctgtttttcctgcctgatctgaatgcctgcctgttttacctgacctgtttctgtttgttggaGTATCTGAGTTTTCCTGATCCCTGCCTGTTTATTCTGCTCTTCTGTGTACCGTTCTGGACTGAATCTGACCACCGAATCTGCCTATCCTCATCTAGCCAGTCCGCCTGTTTGTATGCCGACCTTGGATTGTAACTCTGACCACCAAGCCTGCCCGTTCCTGTATTGCCAACCCGCCTCTAATAAGCCCACTTAATCTTATCTGCTTGTCCagcctgaatactgggtcctctgcttGTTCCGATCGTGACACCTAACCTAATCTTAATTCCTTAACTTCAAAGTGCCTTCAGGTTTTACCCTTTTTATTTGATCAAAGTTTCCTTTAAGCCTGATTCTGTCTTCATCCTACTTGCTCTTGGATCTTCCATCACTACCATCATGGTATAGTTAGGTGGCAAATGTCAAAGTAAAATCCAAAGCAGCACCTAAAGGAAAACATTGCTCCTGCTGCTGGCTTGCCTTATTACCGTAGTACATCCTTCTCTATGTAACCACGTGATGGACAAACATCTTTAGATCATGTCCTATTCTTTTCCCCATGGTCTCGTTCCGATGCTCACCTGTCAATTTTGGTGGACATTGGTCAGCATGAACTTTTTCAACAGAGCTACACTCCATCAATGTGCATCAATGACCTTGTGAGAAGACTATCTAAAACCAGCAGATTTGGAGATGCTCTCATCCAGCCTTCTCATCTGAGAGCCTTGTATAGGCTTAATATATCAGACTCCCTCAGACACATTAACCTGAAGAACATGTTCATCAGTGTTACTTCCCACACATGTAGCcagtcataatgttatgcctgatcaGTGTGCATACCTTACTTCAATTCTCAGCAGTTAAGAAATGAGCTGATTTAGTCTAAATTAGTCCTCAGTGGTTACGTACAGTCCAGATCGTCCTCTCGGTCGACAAATTTCAGCGAAGGATCCTTGGGATCATAACATTTCCTCTGTGGAGTGGATTTATTCAAGCCGATGCTCGTTAGCAGTCTAaagctgaggagaaataaacaacaaaaaccttGAATTTCCTCCCTAGAGCACaaactgtgtgtaattaataAAGAAGCGAAACTGTGAAGGAATGGTTGTTAGTTTTCCTCTTGCGCGCATACGGGCAGGGAGAGTCAGCGCATTCAGCAAAATGACTTCCACTGGATACgtgaaaaaaagataaatgacaAAACCTCGGATATCCGGAGCACAAACTGCGTCTGCGTAAAATTCGTAAAGCGTTCATTAACGCAGGTCGAAGCGAAATTATAATGGATGTCGTTAGTTTTTCTTGCTGCGCGCACAAGTTATTGGGGGAGTCAGCGCATTCAGCAAATCTGTTTCCTCTGGATACGTCACAGGCAATGTTATGCAGAAAAACCCAcaaccaaataaaacacaatccaATGAACAAAGTCATGTTTACCTGCGCAGTGCAGATCGTGGTGTGGGGTCGTTGGACATTTCTGCTTCTGAACGCGGTTCATCCAAGACGAGCCCTCGAGCTCAGAGGTGCGCAGTTCAGCCTAAACCAATCGGGATGACGTCAGAGCTGATCTGCTCTGAATGTTCCTCATTCCGTCTGGGCCAAGGACGCACATGTTCATTAAGGTTTTAGGTTCAAGAGCTGAAGAAGAGAAAACACAACtgtgatgacagaaaaaaactgacgCGCACACACAAACATCAATTTTGTGCGGAAAATGAGCCATTGAGCACTAAGATTCTGAAAAGCCGACCAGACAAAAGTGGGGTTCAGGAATCATTATTAGGGAAATATCAAATAGAGGAGGAAATATGTGTAAGTATTGATAAAAGAGCCAATCTGACCCAGacccattttgtttttattcatttactaaATTTCTTgctttattgattatttttttcagcagatCCTCCAAAACGCCCTAGTAAAATAACTACTGCAAAACTTTttacagagatttatttttacctGTTAAGTTTTAGAAATAATACATATCTATTGGTATGTTAATcaattttaattcaattaataTGTAGGCTATAAGCTCTTCCTGCAGCTGGCTCTGGAGACTGACGCCCTTCGTTTTGATCTAAGCTGACAAGATGAAATCGATTTTAAGGCGGTATACGCTTAAAATTATGGcgcaaaataaaattttaaaataagccAAATCTTTTGGTGAAGGGGCGTATAAAAACTGCGAGATTAAAATGTGGTTACCTGATTCCCGGGCTCTTGGAAACCCCCACTTGTATTGCTTTCACTTTGCGCTGATATAAAGACGGACTATCAGCCAGACAAGTCACTTGTTTCTTTGAAACACTGAGCAGCTCAGGAAAGTCTCATCAAAGTGAGGATCTGAAACAACGCCATCATGTGCCGGACGGACCAGATCGCCATTTGCTCCAGCATTGGAGAGGTTGGCTATCTGAACCCCAAGAGGCCTCTGGCGACGATGACCGTTCGCGATCTGAAGGAGCATGCGATGAAAATGTTCCCTAAATCAGGTAAATGATTtgaatagaaaaaaacttttgatcTGCAGAAGGTTGTCATGGAGTGGCTTTTAGGTatatttccaaattaaaaacacacattttacagaGAAAATCGTGCAGGTTTGCTTACATAAGAATTGTCTTAAAATTAAACTCATCTAATTTTAACATCTACATAAATGTCtgcgtgcaaaaaaaaaaggacagtgaGGCGTCTCCTGTTTGATTTCCTGCCCAACAAAACGAACTCTCATGTTTTTTCTCATATTCTTTGTTTCAGGATCGACTTTGGGCGACATCAAGCTGATCGTCGTGGACAGGCCTCTGGACAACGACTCTGCTTCCCTGTCTGACTGCGGCATCAAACCACACACTAAGGTCCAGATGGTGACCAAGGTGAACGGAGGCTGAACATCAGCAGCAGACAGAGACACCTGCAGGATGATTTACATCATAACAGACGCCATTGCTGCCAGCTGCACTCAAACGACTCATAATGGTTTTGCTTTCACTTTagagccaataaaaaaaaatctttctttttttttttgagaagcATCAAATCAAATTTCCCATTTATTCAATACAATAACAATACTTTGCTTGTTGCAGATATTGTGCAAATTATGAGCACATCCttgtaaagttatttatatatatttggtaTGCAGTTATTGTATAAAGTTTGTAAATAAAGAATAACAAatacaaattatttttcagcattGTTTTGGGTAAATCCGTCTAAAGAACCATAGGAGTTGTAGATATGAAATAATACATAATTTTAACTTCCTCCCACACAGGAGGGGGTGAAAACTGCTCATGCAGATTTGTTACTGAGGTTTAGATTAGCACCAGTTGTTCCAGACATGATTAGACAAActtcaataaaatgtgttttataaatctcactcactttgtatttatttatttactaaattACTCGCTTAACTTTCTTTAATTGATtgctatttattattttattttgtttagaaGTATGCACATATTTATTTACCTATTTAGACATTCTGTACTGTGTTAGCTTACTGCACATATttagtaattttaaatttttttagttgACAATTTTTCAcgcatttttaatttatttatttatgtatttattttaagtttttgtttggattgattttctaatttatttgtttgtgtt
The DNA window shown above is from Fundulus heteroclitus isolate FHET01 chromosome 14, MU-UCD_Fhet_4.1, whole genome shotgun sequence and carries:
- the LOC118565686 gene encoding uncharacterized protein DDB_G0292642-like gives rise to the protein MSNDPTPRSALRSFRLLTSIGLNKSTPQRKCYDPKDPSLKFVDREDDLDFLCEDFASPRAEMSCGHAVTPTSLTNWCLKLLEDGKGSFVCGASGCNAVWPYEEVCKMALLTTEEMKHFKKTMDINAATRRRCPGCKSPVARKNEFNLCVSCKMCTEKGGRLYEFCWQCQREWKGPKPQLDRCENDGCCNTALQTLKTCPDILSSPVIGITGCPSIRACPTCGSLLEHKRNGCKNISCPRCNVMFCFVCLKTFAECLNTKCSSGVAPRQTVIPVWRKK